One window of Chryseobacterium indologenes genomic DNA carries:
- a CDS encoding PspC domain-containing protein translates to MNKTLSIGLAGFSFTIEEHAYIKLSDYLNALRSSLDASEADEVMHDIEIRMVEIFKDSLGKREVINDTDVEKVIAQIGSPEKIEEQEEAYFSEKTSTRKNYSGNNYTDKKQLFRDPEKQKVAGVCAGLAQYVGMDITTMRAIWLGIFILGIFTAAISSSLIGLLYVILWIVLPKAETAADFLKMQGKPMNFDNLKNESNKLVQFANESTQRVGEIYNENKPYINNAGSGVWNIFKYIVGGFFVLMAVSSIIGVFVLFGLFGMDTDFPGANEIRFYMDDQGLDKVLAAMMVIGSLIPAILFSLLSIKIFSPKTKLRNIGWVVGGLFLILIGLATYFGISMAKKDMIYRGSKEDVENVAINTPSDTVYVDVKQINIPQNFKAYNNDIYSDKRTVFEEDYISVDVTRKPDIKTPYLIIKKEGKGYNFPIQMTVPVEVVNNKILLPNYIKYPYEHRFRDYSLNYELVVPQKTVVISMKKDGIHIDGDLDGDGINDDEQDSDEDNNNVRIEKNKITVNGSSIEYNSDDKDSIIVNGKKVPNNQAKKVIDSAVSNIKKSNKDMDIKIKDGKNEISIQTK, encoded by the coding sequence ATGAACAAGACACTCTCAATAGGACTCGCAGGTTTTTCTTTTACAATAGAAGAACACGCATATATAAAGCTCAGCGATTACCTGAACGCACTGAGAAGCTCACTGGATGCTTCTGAAGCTGATGAGGTAATGCATGACATAGAAATAAGAATGGTGGAGATCTTCAAAGACTCCCTGGGAAAACGCGAGGTGATCAACGATACCGATGTAGAAAAGGTAATCGCACAGATCGGAAGCCCGGAAAAAATTGAAGAACAGGAAGAGGCTTATTTTTCTGAAAAAACATCTACCAGAAAGAACTATTCAGGAAACAATTATACTGATAAAAAACAACTGTTCCGTGATCCGGAAAAACAAAAAGTAGCAGGGGTTTGCGCAGGTTTAGCTCAATATGTAGGAATGGACATTACTACTATGAGAGCTATCTGGCTGGGAATTTTCATCTTAGGAATTTTCACTGCAGCCATCTCTTCTTCATTGATCGGTCTTTTATATGTAATCCTTTGGATCGTACTTCCAAAAGCTGAAACAGCGGCAGATTTCCTGAAAATGCAGGGAAAGCCTATGAACTTCGACAATCTTAAGAATGAGTCTAATAAATTGGTTCAGTTTGCCAATGAATCTACTCAGAGGGTCGGAGAAATATACAACGAAAATAAACCTTACATCAACAACGCAGGAAGCGGAGTTTGGAATATATTCAAGTATATCGTAGGAGGATTTTTCGTATTGATGGCTGTAAGCAGTATCATTGGAGTATTTGTACTATTCGGTCTTTTCGGGATGGATACAGACTTTCCAGGTGCCAATGAAATCAGATTCTATATGGATGACCAGGGGCTTGATAAAGTATTGGCAGCTATGATGGTCATCGGAAGCTTAATTCCGGCAATCCTTTTCAGCTTATTAAGTATCAAGATTTTCTCTCCGAAAACAAAACTGAGAAATATCGGATGGGTTGTAGGTGGTCTTTTCCTTATTCTGATTGGTCTAGCAACTTATTTCGGAATAAGCATGGCTAAGAAAGACATGATCTACAGAGGAAGTAAGGAAGATGTAGAGAATGTTGCCATCAACACTCCTTCAGATACAGTATATGTAGATGTAAAGCAGATCAACATTCCTCAGAACTTCAAAGCTTACAACAATGACATTTATTCTGACAAAAGAACAGTTTTTGAAGAAGATTATATCTCAGTAGATGTAACAAGAAAGCCAGATATTAAAACACCTTATCTGATCATCAAAAAAGAAGGAAAAGGATATAACTTCCCAATCCAGATGACAGTTCCTGTAGAAGTTGTAAACAATAAAATACTACTTCCAAACTATATCAAGTATCCATATGAACACAGATTCAGAGACTATAGCCTGAATTATGAACTTGTAGTTCCGCAAAAAACAGTTGTTATCTCTATGAAAAAAGACGGTATCCATATAGATGGAGATTTAGATGGAGACGGTATCAATGACGACGAACAGGACAGTGATGAAGATAACAACAATGTAAGAATTGAAAAAAATAAAATCACCGTAAACGGTTCCAGTATTGAGTACAACTCTGATGATAAGGATAGTATCATCGTAAACGGTAAAAAAGTTCCGAACAACCAGGCAAAGAAAGTAATTGATTCTGCAGTGTCCAATATCAAAAAATCAAATAAAGATATGGACATCAAGATCAAAGACGGAAAAAACGAAATTTCCATACAAACTAAATAA